The proteins below come from a single Peromyscus maniculatus bairdii isolate BWxNUB_F1_BW_parent chromosome 13, HU_Pman_BW_mat_3.1, whole genome shotgun sequence genomic window:
- the LOC102924651 gene encoding intestinal-type alkaline phosphatase, which translates to MQGAWPLLLLLGLRLQLSLSFIPVEEENPAFWNQKAAEALSAAKKLQPIQTSAKNLIIFLGDGMGVPTVTATRILKGQLEGQLGPETPLAMDRFPYMALSKTYSVDRQVPDSASTATAYLCGVKTNYKTIGVSAAARFDQCNTTFGNEVISVMYRAKKAGKSVGVVTTTRVQHASPAGTYVHTVNRNWYGDADMPASALQEGCKDIATQLISNMDINVILGGGRKYMFPAGTPDPEYPNDVNQTGTRLDGRNLVEEWLSKRQGSQYVWNREELIQKSLDPSVTYLMGLFEPVDTKFETQRDPLMDPSLKDMTEAALRVLSRNPKGFYLFVEGGRIDRGHHLGTAYLALTEAVMFDTAIEKASQLTSEKDTLTIVTADHSHVFSFGGYTLRGTSIFGLAPLKALDGKSYTSILYGNGPGYVGTGERPNVTTAESYNSSYRQQAAVPVKSETHGGEDVAIFARGPQAHLLHGVQEQNYIAHVMAFAGCLEPYTDCGLPPPEDDSSATTPGQTTTRQTTTRQTTTTRQTTTRQTTTSQTTTRQTTTRQTTIPVRDSAGSLGPATTQLTLLAGSLLLLLGAAAES; encoded by the exons ATGCAGGGAGCCtggccgctgctgctgctgctgggtctcaGACTACAGCTGTCACTTAGCTTCATCCCAG TGGAGGAGGAGAACCCAGCCTTCTGGAACCAAAAGGCAGCCGAGGCCCTGAGTGCTGCCAAGAAGCTGCAGCCCATTCAGACATCAGCCAAGAACCTCATCATCTTTTTGGGTGATG GAATGGGGGTGCCCACAGTGACAGCCACCAGGATCCTAAAGGGACAGTTGGAAGGCCAACTAGGACCTGAGACACCCCTAGCCATGGACCGCTTTCCATACATGGCTCTGTCCAAG ACATACAGTGTGGACAGACAGGTCCCAGACAGTGCAAGCACAGCCACAGCCTACCTGTGTGGAGTCAAGACCAACTACAAGACCATCGGTGTGAGCGCAGCTGCCCGATTCGACCAGTGCAACACCACATTTGGCAACGAGGTCATCTCAGTGATGTATCGTGCAAAGAAAGCAG GGAAATCTGTGGGAGTGGTGACGACCACCAGGGTACAGCACGCCTCTCCAGCTGGCACCTATGTTCACACTGTGAACCGGAACTGGTATGGGGATGCTGACATGCCTGCCTCGGCTCTACAGGAGGGCTGCAAGGACATTGCCACACAACTCATCTCCAACATGGACATTAAT GTGATCCTTGGTGGGGGCCGAAAATACATGTTTCCTGCAGGAACCCCAGACCCTGAGTATCCAAATGATGTCAACCAGACCGGCACCAGGCTGGACGGCCGGAACCTGGTGGAGGAGTGGCTGTCAAAGCGCCAG GGATCCCAGTATGTTTGGAACCGTGAAGAACTCATTCAGAAGTCCCTGGATCCATCAGTGACATACCTCATGG GCCTCTTTGAACCTGTAGACACAAAATTCGAGACACAGCGAGACCCCTTGATGGATCCGTCTCTGAAGGACATGACAGAGGCGGCCCTGAGGGTGCTGAGCAGGAATCCCAAAGGCTTCTACCTCTTTGTGGAGG GGGGCCGAATCGACCGTGGTCACCATCTGGGCACAGCTTACCTGGCGCTGACTGAGGCCGTCATGTTCGACACCGCCATCGAGAAGGCCAGCCAGCTCACCAGTGAGAAAGACACGCTGACCATCGTCACTGCTGACCACTCCCACGTCTTCTCCTTTGGTGGCTACACACTTCGGGGGACCTCCATCTTCG GGCTGGCCCCGCTCAAAGCTCTGGATGGCAAGTCCTATACTTCCATCCTGTACGGCAATGGCCCGGGCTACGTCGGTACAGGCGAAAGACCCAACGTCACCACTGCTGAAAGct ATAACTCCTCGTACCGGCAGCAGGCGGCTGTGCCGGTGAAGTCGGAGACCCACGGCGGGGAGGACGTGGCGATATTCGCGCGTGGCCCGCAGGCACACCTGCTGCACGGAGTGCAGGAGCAGAACTACATCGCGCACGTCATGGCCTTTGCAGGCTGCCTGGAGCCCTACACCGACTGCGGCCTGCCGCCCCCTGAGGATGACAGCAGTGCAACCACCCCGGGCCAGACCACCACCCGCCAGACCACCACCCGCcagaccaccaccacccgccaGACCACCACCCGCCAGACCACCACCAGCCAGACCACCACCCGCCAGACCACCACCCGCCAGACCACCATCCCTGTCCGGGACAGCGCCGGTAGCCTAGGTccagccaccacccagctgacgCTGCTGGCTGGATCCCTGCTGCTGCTACTGGGGGCTGCTGCAGAGTCTTAA
- the Ecel1 gene encoding endothelin-converting enzyme-like 1, whose protein sequence is MEAPYSMTAHYDEFQEVKYVSRCGTGGARGTSLPPGFPRGAGRSASGTRTGLPRWNRREVCLLSGLVFAAGLCAILAAMLALKYLGPGAAGGGGACPEGCPERKAFARAARFLSANLDASIDPCQDFYSFACGGWLRRHAIPDDKLTYGTIAAIGEQNEERLRRLLARPAGGPGGAAQRKVRAFFRSCLDMREIERLGPRPMLEVIEDCGGWDLGGAADRPGAARWDLNRLLYKAQGVYSAAALFSLTVSLDDRNSSRYVIRIDQDGLTLPERTLYLAQDEESEKILAAYRVFMERLLRLLGADAVEQKAQEILQLEQRLANISVSEYDDLRRDVSSMYNKVTLGQLQKITPHLRWKWLLDQIFQEDFSEDEEVVLLATDYMQQVSQLIRSTPRRILHNYLVWRVVVVLSEHLSPPFREALHELAREMEGSDKPQELARVCLGQANRHFGMALGALFVHEHFSAASKAKVQQLVEDIKYILGQRLEELDWMDAQTKAAARAKLQYMMVMVGYPDFLLKPEAVDKEYEFEVHEKTYFKNILNSIRFSIQLSVKKIRQEVDKSTWLLPPQALNAYYLPNKNQMVFPAGILQPTLYDPDFPQSLNYGGIGTIIGHELTHGYDDWGGQYDRSGNLLHWWTEASYSHFLRKAECIVRLYDNFTVYNQRVNGKHTLGENIADMGGLKLAYYAYQKWVREHGPEHPLHRLKYTHNQLFFIAFAQNWCIKRRSQSIYLQVLTDKHAPEHYRVLGSVSQFEEFGRAFHCPKDSPMNPVHKCSVW, encoded by the exons ATGGAGGCCCCATATTCCATGACTGCACACTATGATGAGTTCCAGGAAGTCAAGTATGTAAGCCGGTGTGGCACCGGGGGCGCCCGAGGGACCTCGCTGCCTCCAGGCTTCCCGAGGGGCGCAGGGCGCAGCGCTAGCGGGACCCGGACCGGGCTGCCACGTTGGAATCGACGCGAGGTGTGCCTGCTGTCGGGGCTGGTGTTTGCCGCCGGCCTCTGCGCCATCCTGGCGGCCATGCTGGCGCTCAAGTACCTGGGCCCGGGAGCGGCAGGCGGTGGCGGCGCCTGTCCCGAGGGCTGCCCCGAGCGCAAGGCCTTCGCGCGCGCCGCCCGCTTCCTGTCTGCCAACCTGGACGCCAGCATCGACCCGTGCCAGGACTTCTACTCGTTCGCGTGCGGGGGCTGGTTGCGGCGCCACGCCATCCCCGACGACAAGCTCACCTACGGCACGATCGCGGCCATCGGCGAGCAGAACGAGGAGCGTCTGCGGCGCCTGCTGGCGAGACCCGCGGGAGGCCCCGGCGGCGCTGCGCAGCGCAAGGTGCGCGCCTTCTTCCGCTCGTGCCTCGACATGCGCGAGATCGAGAGGCTCGGGCCGCGGCCCATGCTCGAGGTCATTGAGGACTGCGGCGGCTGGGACCTGGGCGGCGCGGCCGATCGCCCGGGGGCGGCTCGCTGGGACCTCAACCGACTGCTGTACAAGGCGCAAGGCGTGTACAGCGCGGCCGCGCTCTTCTCGCTCACTGTCAGCCTGGACGACAGGAACTCCTCGCGCTACGTCATCCGC ATTGACCAGGACGGGCTCACCCTGCCAGAGAGAACCCTGTACCTAGCTCAAGATGAGGAGAGCGAGAAG ATCCTGGCCGCATACAGGGTGTTCATGGAGCGCCTTCTCAGGCTATTGGGGGCGGATGCTGTGGAGCAGAAGGCTCAAGAGATCCTTCAACTGGAACAGAGGCTGGCCAAT ATCTCTGTATCAGAATATGATGATCTCCGTCGGGATGTCAGCTCCATGTACAACAAAGTGACCCTGGGACAGCTGCAGAAGATCACCCCCCAC TTGCGGTGGAAGTGGCTGCTGGACCAGATCTTCCAGGAGGACTTCTCTGAGGACGAGGAGGTGGTGCTGCTGGCCACAGACTACATGCAGCAGGTGTCCCAGCTCATCCGCTCTACCCCCCGCAG GATCCTACACAACTACCTCGTGTGGCGTGTGGTGGTGGTTCTGAGTGAGCACCTGTCCCCACCGTTCCGTGAGGCACTGCACGAGCTGGCCAGAGAGATGGAGGGCAGCGACAAACCCCAGGAGCTGGCCCGAGTCTGCCTGGGCCAGGCCAACCGCCACTTTGGCATGGCTCTTGGTGCCCTCTTTGTACATGAGCACTTCTCAGCTGCCAGTAAAGCCAAG GTGCAGCAGCTGGTGGAAGATATCAAGTACATCTTGGGCCAGCGCCTGGAGGAGCTGGACTGGATGGACGCCCAGACCAAGGCAGCCGCTCGGGCCAAG CTCCAGTACATGATGGTCATGGTCGGCTACCCAGACTTCCTGCTGAAACCTGAGGCTGTAGACAAAGAATACGAG TTCGAGGTTCATGAGAAGACCTACTTCAAGAACATCCTGAACAGCATCCGATTCAGTATCCAGTTGTCCGTCAAGAAGATTCGACAGGAAGTGGACAAATCCAC GTGGCTGCTCCCGCCACAGGCACTCAATGCCTACTACCTACCCAACAAGAACCAGATGG TTTTCCCAGCTGGCATCCTGCAGCCCACCCTGTATGACCCCGACTTCCCACA GTCTCTGAACTACGGGGGCATCGGCACCATCATTGGACATGAACTGACCCACGGCTACGATGACTGgg GGGGCCAGTATGACCGCTCGGGAAACCTGCTACATTGGTGGACGGAGGCTTCCTACAGCCACTTTCTGCGAAAGGCCGAGTGCATTGTTCGCCTCTATGACAACTTCACGGTCTACAACCAGCGG GTGAATGGGAAGCACACACTGGGTGAGAACATCGCCGACATGGGCGGCCTCAAGCTGGCCTACTAT GCCTATCAGAAGTGGGTCCGGGAGCATGGCCCAGAGCACCCGCTGCATCGGCTCAAGTACACACACAACCAGCTGTTCTTCATTGCCTTTGCCCAG AACTGGTGCATCAAGCGACGGTCGCAGTCCATCTACCTGCAGGTGCTGACAGACAAACACGCGCCGGAGCACTATCG GGTCCTGGGCAGCGTGTCCCAGTTTGAAGAGTTTGGTCGGGCCTTCCACTGTCCCAAGGACTCTCCCATGAATCCTGTCCACAAATGCTCAGTGTGGTGA